CGGCAAGCGTTTCGAGAACGATGCCGAGCACAGTTGGGAAATGGCGTTGATGGCGACGGTGCTGGCCGAGTATGCGCCGCAAGGCACCCAGATTCCCCGCGTCATGCTCATGCTGCTGATCCACGATCTGGTCGAGATCGATGCGGGCGACACCTATGCTTACGACGCCGTGGCCGCTCAGGATCAGCACGAACGCGAGCAGGCGGCGGCCGAGCGCATCTTCAATCTGTTGCCCGTGGATCAGGCGAAATCGTATCGCGCGCTCTGGGAGGAGTTCGAAGCGCGCGAGACAGTCGATGCCAGGTTCGCACGCGCGATGGACCGGCTCCAGCCGCTGCTGCACAGTTATCACACGCACGGTCGCGTGTGGGCCGAACGCTCGATCAAAGCGTCGCAGGTGCGCAAGCTGATGCATGTGATCGGCGACGCGTCCCCCGCGCTTGGAGAACTCGCCGACCGGATGATCGCCGACGCTATCGACAGCGGCTTCCTCGAGGAGAACTGACGTTTAGCGGCGGATTCTAGCGACAAATGTCCGCGATCTGCTCGCGCAGCCATCGATGCGCGGGGTCGACGTCGCGACGCGCGTGCCATGCGGCCTGAAACAGAAACGGCGGTATCGCAAACGGCGCGGCGAAGCGACGCAACTGGCGGTCGTGACGCAGATGCGCGACGGCCGTTTGCGCGACCGTCAGAATCAGGTCCGTCCCCGCAATCAGCTCCGGTGCAATGCTCCAGTGCGGCAACGTGACGGCTACGCGCCGCGTGTGTCCCAACGCCTCTAGCGCCTGATCGATTTCGTTGTCCGCCCCCGGTCGCATCGCGACCAGCACATGCGGGCGCGCCAGCCATGCCGCCATCGTCAGCCCGCCCCGCGCAGGCAGCGTGGTGCGATCCGCCAGACAGACGAACGATTCTTCGAACAGCGTCTGCGTCTCCAATTCCCCCGGAAATTCGTGAAACACCCCCAGGGCCAGATCGATTTCGCCGTCGAGTAGCTGGGTGAGCATCGCTTCGCGGCTCGCTTGCGTGGCTGCGAGATCGATGCCGGGTGCTTGCTCTCGCACGCGACGCGTGAGCTGTGGCAACGAGACGCGCGAACCGTAATCGGACAGCGCGATACGAAAGGTCCGCTTCGCCCGGCGTGGATCGAACGCCGGAGCGTGCAACAACCCTTGCAACTGATCGAGCGCGTCTTCGAGCGGACGTTGCAGTTCCAGCGCTCGCGAAGTCAGTGCGAGGCCACCGTCGCGCCGCACCAGCAGCGGATCGTCGAAGATGCCGCGCAGTTGCGCGAGCGCGTGGCTGACTGCCGGTTGGCTGCGATGCAGCCGCAGCGCTGCACGCGACACATGCCGCTCCGCCAGCAAAGCGTGCAGCGTCAGCAACAGATTGAGGTCGATTCGACGCAGATCATCCATTTGGCGAATAGTTTGTGTGACGAATTCGAATTTCCATTATTGAAATGGATGATTCATGCTGAAGGCAAGCGATTTTTACGAATAGAGAGGTCACTTCATGAATGCGTCAATGACACCCCAAATCCCCGCGACAGTCCTGTTGCCGCTCGCCATCGCGATGCTGGCCGGTGCTGTTGTCCCGTTCCAGGCTGGCAGCAACGCAGCGCTTGGGCGCGCACTGGGTCACCCGTTGTGGGCGACGGTGGCGTCGTTGCTCGTAAGTCTCATCGTTGTGCTGCCCGTGTTGATCGGCATGCGCGCGGGATTGCCGGACATCGGTGCAGCCGCACGCGGGCCGTGGTGGCTGTGGATCGGCGGTATTGCGGGCGTGGCTTATATCACGGCGGCGCTGGTGCTCACGCCGCGTCTGGGGGCGGCGAACTTCATCGTTTGTGTGGTGGCGGGGCAGGTCGTCGCGTCGCTCATCATCGATCACTTCGGGCTGATGGGACTTGCCACCAAGCCCGTCAATCTCGCGCGCATTGCGGGTGTAGCGCTTATTGTTCTGGGCATGCTCGTTGTGCAATGGGGCACACGTGCGGCATCAGCAGGGGCGACAGACGCGGTTAAGTCCATCGCGTCCTGACGGACGCAACCCGTGTCGTCGTCACCCGTTCGGCATTACGTTCAACGTCGATGTAATCAGGTGGCTTGATATATTTGGTGTATACGCAATTAGCGTTGTTCGGACCCCATTTCGGCGCACCGTTCCACCGGTGGAACGCCTTGTCTGGCGGGCGTTTTCGGGGTGCCGGATGAATTTGTCACGGCAAGGCTCAAGTTTCGTCAAAAGCACTCGTTAAGTCTCGTCAGAGGTACCGAAAGCGGTACGGAGAGAGACAGTGACCTGCCGCGCGTGCTGGCGGCAGGGCGAAACCAAGACCCCCAGGACGAATCGCGCAACCACCGATGTTCAAGAATCTGAGTATCAGCAAACGGCTCGCCGCCGCCTTTTCCCTCAACGTTCTCATGCTGCTGGTCGTGGCGGTCGTCGCCGTGACGAAGATGGCGACGATGGACACGAACACGCAGCTCATCGTGTCCGACCTGAACAACAAGATTCTCGAATTCCATAATCTGAAGGATCGCGCGGCCCATGTGGCGGTGCTGCTGCGTGACATCGCGATGTCCGAAGACGCTTCGCAGCTCGACACGCGTCTGAAGAAGATCGAAGAGCTGCGTCAGGCGAACCTGAAGAGCATCGACGGCATGGCGACGATGTTCTACACGGAGAAGGGTAAAGCGCTCTATCAAACGCTCACGCAGGCCAGCGCGGAGTACGGCAAGCAACTCGACGCGTTCAAAGCGCTCGTACATAACGGCGACTACGCCGGGGCCAAGGCGCAACTGCTGGGCAGTCTCCAGAAGGCGCAAGTGGCGTTCTTCTCCCCGCTCGACGACCTGATGGGCGTCGGCAAGGCAGTGAGTGCGAAGGAAGCGGCTGACGCTAACGACGCCTATCTTTCCGCCCGCGTTTGGCTGTTTGCAACGTTGTTGCTGTCGGTGACGTTGTCTGTAGTGGCGGGCGTGGCGATTGCGCGCTCGGTGACGCGTCCGGTGCGCGCGGTCTCGCAAGGGGCTTCGGCGCTCGCCAACGGCGACCTGACGCATCGGGTGAAAGTCGAAAGCCGCGACGAAATCGGAGAGATGGCCAATGCGCTGGACACGGCCATTGCACAACTGAGCCATCTGGTGCGCAACATCCAGGGTGCATCGGGTGCCATCGACACTGCCGCGCGTGAGATCGCACAGGGCAACACGGATCTGTCGCAGCGTACGGAAGAGCAAGCCGCCTCGCTTGAGGAGACGGCGGCGTCGATGGAGGAGCTGACGTCGACCGTGCGTCAGAACGTCGAGCATGCCGTCGAGGCCAGGCGTCTGTCGCAAGAGGCGTCGGGCGTGGCCGATGCCGGGGCGCACAGTGTGCGTGCCGTCGTGGAGACGATGCAGGCGATGGCCAGCGCCTCGGCGCGCATGAGCGAGATGATCACCGCCATCGAAGGCATTGCATTCCAGACCAACATCCTCGCGCTCAATGCCGCAGTGGAAGCCGCGCGTGCGGGCGAGCAAGGCCGCGGGTTCGCTGTCGTGGCTGGCGAAGTGCGCACGCTGGCGCAGCGCTCGGCGGGCACCGCCAAGGACATTCGCGAGTTGATCGCGGCGTCCGTTAAGCAGGTGCAGGACGGTTCGTCGCGCGTGGAAGTCGCCGGTCGCACCATGGATCAGATCGTGGTGTCCGTGCGGCGTGTGAGCGAACTCATCACCGAAATCGCTGCGGCTAGCGACGAGCAGGCGCGCGGCATCGAACAGGTCAATCAGGCCGTCGCGCAGATGGATCAGGTGACGCAGCAGAACGCCGCGCTAGTCGAAGAGGCTGCGGCGGCGGCCGAGCACATGCGTCAGCAGGCCGCCGACCTCGTGAGCGAGACGTCGAAGTTCCGCGTGGACAGCGGTGTCGGCACGCACGGCGACTTTGCGCATCATCCGGTGCCCGTGACGCCGGGGCTCGCCGCCCCCGAAGACAGGCATTTGCGCGTCGTCGCCTGACGACGCGCTATCGCCGTCGTTGCGTACTTGCTTCAGGCAGCGTCGGCCACCGTCGCCCCTTGCGCTGCCTTCGCACCGAACGCAGTGTCGATGGCGGCGACGGCATCTACCAACTGCTGCGCAAGCGCCGGTGACGCACTCGTCATCGGTGCACGCAGCACGTCCTCCAGCCAGCCTTCGCGCGCGAGCCACGCCTTCACCGGGCCGGGGTTCGCTTCGGCAAACAGCAGCCTCACGACCGGCATGAGCGCATGAAAGAGTACGCGCGCGACGTCGAGTTGCTGCGCGCGCACGGCACGATAGAGCGCTGCGAAATGGGCCGGACGGCAATGCGACGACGCAATGATCGCGCCATGGCCGCCCATCGTCAGCGTCGACAGCAGTTGATGATCTTCGCCCGCAAGGACGGACAGACGCCCATCGGCGATCAGCGCCTGTGTCGTGTGCGCATTCCCGCCGCAATCCTTGATGCCGCGAATGTTAGCGTGACCGGCGAGCGTGAGCAGTGTCTCTAACGTCAGCGTGGCCCCTGTGCGATACGGAATATCGTAGAGCACCAGCGGCGCGGCCGAGCGGTCGGCCAGCGCATGGAACCAGTCGACGAGCCCCGCCTGCGACGGGCGGATGTAATACGGCGCGGGCGTCAGCACACCGGCGAGCGGCAGTGCGTTCAGGGCGTCCATGCGCGTGAGCGTATGCCCGAGATGATTACCCGCTAGCCCCGCGATGACAGGCAGCCCGTCGGCTTCTGCCAATACGGTCTCAAGCACGGCGATTTGTTCGTCGTCTTCCAACGCGGCGGCTTCACCGGTCGTGCCACAGATCACGAAGCCCGCAATTCCCGAATGACGATAGTGCGCAACGATCCGCCGCAGTGCGGTGTGATCGACCGGCGCATGTGCGCCTTCTCGCTTGAACGGCGTGATGAGCGGCAGCCAGATCCCGCGAAAGCTGGACGACGCGTGAAGCGAGGTCGACTGAGCGGCGGCGATGGGCGATTGCGAGTCTTGCATGGTGTCTCCCTGATACGAATACGATGAACGTGTGGTGACCTTGTACGGAAACCGTTCAGCAGGGCGACGCAAGATTTGACGCGTGGCGTTCGGGGCAGATTGGCCGGTGATGCGGTGCGGGTATTGCAGGCGCGCACTGGGCGCTGGGCGGGACTGCCGGTCCACGTGGCTATTCCGTCGCTCAACTGACGGAACAGCACGCTCCGGTCAGTTGAGCGACTGTTTTTTGCTTTTGACGAACGCACCCCGTTGTCCCGGAAGGGCAACGCGCAGCGTCTGCGAACGGAGGAGGGCGGAATTCGTCATGCGGTGACTCTATACGCAACGCGCGGGTAACGTCAAGCGCGTCAATGCAAAACGTCAAGGCGATGCCAGCAGGGTCTCAGACAGGGCGAACTTGCCACGAATGGAAGAAAAGCTTCGGCGGTCGTCCACCCGACCGGGATTCGCGGGCGTGGCGTCTACATCCGACGCATGGCATGCGACTTGCACAAGGATTTGTCCGGTGCCGGATCGGTTGAACAGGAGCCGTTGCTTCTGGACCGCTGGTGCTGTTCATCTGGAGAATCATCATGCAACGACGATACGCAACGCGCGATAACGAACGCGAACGGCAAACGCAAGGTGGCGGACAGCGCAACCAATACCGTCGCGATTTCGACGAGGAGGCCATGCAGCGGGAATTCTCCGCGTACGACCAGGAGGACGAGTACGGCATGCAGCCGTCGCGCGAGCGTGGCGAACGAGGAGGACAAGGGGCATGGCAAGCCGACTGGAGCGAAGCTGGCCGTGCACGCATCGACGATCCACGCTACGGCTATTCCCGCGACACATACGGCCGTTCGCAAGGCGGGCAAAGCCGCGAAACCTGGGGAACACGCAGCGGTTCGGGTGGCACGGGCGGCTACGGCCGAGACTACGGTCGCGATTACGAGGACGCTTTCATGGGCGAATACGGCAGCGACAATGGGGGCGATTTCGGCGCCAACTATGGTCGTGACTATGGCCGAGATTACGGGCGCGATTATGACCGCGATTACGGGAGCCGTATCTCGCAAGGCGCCGGACGTCGCCAGGGCTACGGCGGGCAGTCGATGCAGCGCGGACCCCAAGGCTGGGAATCGCAGGCGCAGCAGCGGGGCTACGGCAACCATGGCAGCTACGCAAGCCAAGGCGCTCAGGGAGGTCGGGGAGGTCAAGGCGCGTCGATGGACATGCGTCATCGTCAGGGACCAAAGGGCTACAGCCGTTCGGACGAACGCATTCGTGAGGACGTCTGCGAACGCCTTTGCATGGCGCACGAGCTTGAAGTGCAAGACGTCAGCGTGCAGGTGAAGGACGGTCGCGTCGACTTGCAGGGCAGCGTGCCGGAGCGCTGGATGAAGCACGCCATCGAAGACTGCGCCGAGCAGTGCTTCGGCGTGCAGGACGTCGAGAACCGCATCCGTACGCAGTCGTCGCACGCCGACCACCAACACGGTGGCACCGGCTCGGGTGCCTCGGCGTCGCAACGTACTTCGGGGCAAACAGGTACGGTCGGCACGGCAGGGGCGCACACAACGTCGAGCGCCGCAGGCTCGACCGGCGCGTCGTCGGGGACGTCCGGCCAGGGTAACGACGCAGGTAAGCACCACTAAGAAGGATCGGGGCCGCCACTTCCTCGTGATATGGGGAAGTGGCCGGGGGCCGTCACTGCGATCAGCGCCCGGTGGATGTCGTCAGCCGGTTGTATAGCGTTTTCAGACTGACACCGAGTGAGCGTGCAGTGCGTGGCTTGTCGTTCTCGTGATGTGCCAGCGATGCCGCGATGAAGTGATGCTGTGCGTCGGCCAGCGTGATGACGCGAGGCAATTCGAGCGTGCCGTGATGAACGACGGGATCGGCGGGCATCACGGAATCAGTCGTCACGTGCAGCACGTCGTCGGAGAGAATGAACGCACGCTCGATCACGTGATGCAACTCGCGCACGTTACCGGGCCACGCGTGCGCGTCAAGCGCACGCATCGATGCGACCGACAAACGTTTCGACGTTCTCGCCCGCGCGTTAAGCGAACGGACATGGGCATGCGCGAGCGTCGCAATGTCCCCGTCGCGATGGCGCAGCGCGGGCACGTGCAATACAAACGCGGCGAGCCGGTAGAGCAGGTCGTCGCGCAACGCGCCGTTGCGCAACGCCTCGGTAACGTCGTGACGCGTCGCCGCAATCACGCGAACGTCCACAGGCACCGCCTGACTGCCGCCAACGCGGCACAACGTGCTCGATTCGAGCGCCCGCAGGAGCTTCACCTGCATGGCTGGCGGCATATCGCCGATTTCGTCGAGGAACAATGTGCCGCCGTTTGCGGCTTCGAAGTAGCCGCGCCGCTGGTCGACAGCGCCCGTAAAGCTGCCGCGCTCGTGCCCGAACCACTGGGACTCGGCAAGGTCTGCGGGCATCGCACCGCATGGCACGGCAACGAACGGTCCGTCGCGACGATCGCTCGCGGCATGCAACGCACGCGCTGCAAGCTCTTTTCCGCTGCCACTTTCACCCAGTATCAGGACACTGACGGACGTTCGCGCAACACGCTCGATCTGCGCGCGCAAAGCGCGAATCGCTGTCGAGTTGCCGAGCAGTGAAACGACGGGGATGTCGGGCTGACGTGTCATGCCGTTGTGACGCGAAGTGCTCCGCGAATATCCCGTCCGATCCGAAATTCGACATTGAAATTTTGTAGTCGATGCGCGTATCGCATAGGAAGTTTCGATGACATCGCGCCGAACGGCATCGCGGATTACGTAGTCGAACAGAGCATCTGCGGTACCCCCGGAGGAGTTCATGTCAGTCTATTCTGACGCGTCACGCCACGCTGCCGACCGGTCGCCCATATTTTTGGTGGGCGCGGATACGGCGACACGCGATGCGTTGTCCGATTTGTGTCGCGCCGTCTGCCCACCGACATTTCCGCCGCCCGCATGGGCCGGTACGCTGGCCGAGGCCGATGCGTGTCTCTCGCACCTCTCGGATGCACCGCCTTCGCTTGTGATGACCGACGTCGATATGCCGGACGGTTCCGGTTTCGACGTGCTCGACGGCTGGGCGAATCATCGCAACCTTGATGTGGTGATGTGCACTGCGCGTCCCGGCTGGGAGAGCGCCGTGCAGGCGCTGCGCCGGGGCGCAAGCGACTATCTCGTGCTACCGGGGGACCGACAGCGCGCGGGCGAGTGGATCGCGAAGGCGTCGGAGAGCGCGGTTGCTAACGAGGCTTTCTGTGGCGCTGCGGCGTCGTCGGTCGTCGGCGCGTCGACGAGCGACGCATTTGCCGCATTGGTGGGAAAGTCCGTGGCCATGCAGCGTGTCTTCGATGCTCTCTCACGCGTTGCACCCACCGATGCCGCTGTGTTGCTCACCGGGGAATCCGGCACCGGCAAGGAATTGGCGGCACGCGCCGTACACGATCTCAGCGAGCGCCGCGACGCGCCTTTCCTCGCCGTGAACTGTGGCGCCATCGCACCGAATCTCGTCGAGAGCGAAGTCTTCGGTCACGATCGTGGCAGCTTCACGGGGGCCGAGCGTCGACATCGTGGCTTCTTCGAGCGCGCGCACGGCGGCACGCTGTTTCTGGACGAAGTGGCCGAAATGCCGCTCGCGTCGCAAGTCAATCTGTTACGCGTACTGGAGACCGGCAGGCTCATGCGTCTCGGGGGCACGGAAGAAATTGCGGTAGACGTGCGCATCGTCGCCGCCACCAATGTGTCGCCCGAGGCCGCCATGCGTGCGGGCAAGCTGCGCGCGGACCTCTATCATCGGCTCAACGTTTTTCCCGTGACCATGCCGCCATTGCGCGAGCGTGAGGACGATGTGACGTTGCTGGCGCAAACGATGCTCAATGAGGCCAATGCACGCGATGGCCGCGCAATGCGATTCGCGCCGCATGTGTTGACGGCGCTGCGCCGTCACGACTGGCCGGGCAATGTGCGCGAGTTGCGCAACTTCATTCAGCGCGTTCGCATTCTGAGTGCGACGCCCGTTATCGATTCTCTACCGCCGCCGATCTTCGACGAACTGGCGGGCTTTCCGGTGCGTGACGACCGCACGACCATCGCGCTCGACGCCCCGCTGGCCGACCTCGACCGTCAGGTCATTCTCGGCGCGCTTTCGCAATGTGGCGGTATCAAGGCACAGGCCGCGAGACAGCTCGGCATCAGTCTGAAAACGCTGTACGCGCGCCTGGCACAGATGCACGCATAGACGTCTCACAACAATGCCGGGAGGGCATATGTATTCACGAATCACTAAAGTGCGCAGCGCTTGTGTACTCAGCGCTGCACTTATGGCGAGTCCGTTCGTTATCGCGCAGGAACTGCCGAAGGGCGACCCGGGGCAGGGCGGCGGCACCGATCAGGCGTCGCCGACGGCGGGCGTTGAAGTGACGCAAGTGGCCCCGAAGCCCATGCGCACGGCACAGCCCAGCGCGGGCATCGACGTCGAATTCGTCGACAAGGCGCAAAAGGCTGGCAAGGCCGAAGTGCAGGCGAGTCAGGTGGCGGTGCAACGTTCCAACAATCCCGCCGTCAAGCGCTTCGCTCAGCAAATGGTGACGGATCACAGCAAGGCGAACGAAGCGCTGCGTCAGTTGGGCGCGAAGAAGGGGGTTAGCGTGCCGAACGACGCCGCTGTCGATCCGGATATCGAAGCGCTCAAGAGCAAGAAGGGGCGCGAGTTCGACGTGGCCTACATGGCGCTCGCCGGTCCCGAGGCGCATGAGCAAGCCGTCAAGCTCTTCCAGACGGAGTCAGAGAAGGGGCAGGATCCCGATCTGAAGGCCTTCGCGACGAAGACGCTGCCGACGCTTCGTCATCACCTGAGCGAAGCCCGGGAGGTGTCGGCCAAGGTCGAAATGGGTAAGTAAGTGCCCGGCGCGACCTCAGGCGACAGATCGGCATCGGTGGCACCCTCGGCACTACTGCGCGAAGGGCAGAACTGCTGGCGTATCGCTCCGGCGGCACGCATGCGCATGCTGGTGGACGGCGAGCAGTACTTCAGCGCGCTGCGTGAAGCGCTGCTGGCCGCTCGTCACGCGGTGTTCATTCTCGGCTGGGACATCGACAGCCGGATGCAACTCACCCCTAATAAATCGGACGACGGATTGCCGCCGGGGCTGCGTGATTTCCTCGACGCGCTCGTGCGCCGCCGCAAGACGCTGCGCATCTATTGCCTCAGTTGGGATTTCGCGATGCTCTATGCGCTGGAGCGCGAGTGGCTGCCGTCGGTCAAGCTCGACTGGAAGACGCATCGCCGGCTGAGCTTTCGGCTTGACGGACGCCATCCGACGGCGGCGTCGCATCATCAGAAGGTCGTGGTGGTCGATCAGCGGGTGGCGTTCGTGGGGGGACTCGATCTCACACGCAATCGCTGGGATACACCGGCGCATGCTCCTGACGACCCCGGTCGCAAGGATCCGTCAGGGCACGCCTATCCGCCGTTTCATGACGTGCAGGCGATGGTCGACGGTGAGGCGGCATACGCGCTGGCGGAACTCGCCGAGGACCGATGGCACCGCGCGACGGGCAAGCACGTCGACCTGCGTTTGCGCACCCCGCGCGATGCCCCTTACGCGCCCCTCGACCCGTGGCCGGTATCGGTCGCCCCCGACCTGACGGAGGTCGATGTCGCCATATCGCGCACGGCACCGGCGTTCGAGGGCAGGCCTGCGGTGCACGAGATCCAGACGCTCTACCTCGATGCCATTGCCAGCGCGCGTCGTCGTCTCTATCTCGAGAACCAGTACTTCACCGCAACGTGTATCGGCGACGCGCTGATCGAGCGTCTCGCGTCGCCCGACTGTCCGGATGTAGCCGTCGTCTCGCGTCGTGCAGAGTCGGGCTGGTTGCAGGAGCAAAGCATGGGCGTGTTGCGTGCCCGGCTCTACCGGCGCTTGCGCGACGCCGATCCGCAGGCGCGCTTTCGTCTCTATTGTCCTGAAGTGCCCGGCATCGCGCCGGCGTGCGTGAACGTCCACAGCAAAGTGATGGTCGTCGACGACGCGTTGCTCGTGATCGGGTCGGCCAATCTCAACAACCGGTCGATGGCGCTCGACACCGAGTGCAACCTGTCCGTCGCCGCCAATGGCGACGCACGTATCGCGGCAGGTATCGCGCGTGCACGCAACCGTCTGCTCGCCGAGCATCTCGACGTGTCGGAGGCTGCAATGGCCGCAGCGTTGTTGCGAGACGAAGGGCTGCACGAGGCCATCGACGAACTGCATCGCGAAGGGGCGCGAACGCTGTCCGCGTTCACGCCCGCGCTGAAGGACGCTGACGACGCGGCGTCACCCGGTGCTGTCGTGCTCGACCCGATGGAGCCGATCGACTTCGAGAACGTGATGGGGACGTTCATCGAGACCGAGGCGCGGCCGCTTCTTGCCGGGCGCATCGTCGCGCTCGTCCTCCTGTTGCTGGGGCTTGCCGGACTTGCATTGGCGTGGCGTTACACGCCGTTGCGTGAGTGGACCGATCTGCCGCGCGTGTTACGTGTCGTCGAGCGCATTCGTCTGATGCCGTTCGCGCCGCTCGTGATCATGGCGGTGTACCTGCTGGGCACGCTGATCATGGTGCCGGTGACGGTGCTGATCATCGTGACGGTGGTCGTGTTCGGGCCGTTCGCGGGCGCCGCGTACGCGCTGGCAGGAACGTCGCTCGGCGCGGCGGCCGGTTATGGCGTGGGCCGGACATTGGGACGCGACGCGGTGCAGCGCTTCGGCGGTGAGCGGCTGAACGCGTTAAGCCGTCAGATCGGCCATCACGGATTGCTGGCGATGGTCGTGTTGCGGCTGATGCCCATTGCGCCGTTCACGCTCGTGAACCTTGTCGTGGGCGCGTCGCGCATCCGGCTGCGGGATTGTATGCTGGGGACCGTCATCGGCATGTTGCCGGGCATTCTGATCGCGGCAGCGCTGGTGGACCGCGTGGCGGCGCTGGCACAACGCCCGAACGGCTGGACGGCTGCGCTGCTGGCCGCCGTGCTCGTGTTGCCGGGCATGGGCGTGGTGGCGCTGCGTCGGCGTATCCGGGGCATGGGTGGTGAGACGCCGGAAGATGACCGTCCGCCACGGCGTTCGATTGATGCGGACGTTTCGTCACGCCCCGCGTTGCGGGATGTCTCGTCGTCGCGCGTTGAAACCATTAGCCGCGAGATGAGCGTGGCGAGCTACAACGTACACGGATGTGTCGGCACGGACGGCGTTCACTCGCCGGACCGCATTGCGCAGGTGCTCGACGAGATCGACGCGGATATCGTCGCGTTGCAGGAGATCGAAGCCAGTGCAACCGACGTCGGCACGTTAGCCCGGCTGGCCGCCGCGCGAGACATGCATTTCATTCCGGGACCGACACTTCGGTGCGGCGGACAGGATTACGGCAACGCCATCATGACGCGCTTCGCACCGGTGGCCGTGCGACACATCGATCTGAGCGTGGCAGGACGCGAGCCGCGCGCTGCCATCGACGCAACGCTTGCATGGGAAGACCCACACGGACGGGAAACGCAACTGCGCGTGATCGCGACGCATCTCGGCCTGCGGCCCGGCGAGCGGCGCGAGCAGGTGCAACGTCTGCTGGAATGTCTGGCGAATCAGCCGGGAGCGGCGACTGTGCTGATGGGGGATGTGAACGAGTGGTGTCTATGGGGGCGTCCGTTGCGATGGTTGCATCGCTTTTTCGAACGCGCACCGCATGTGGCGACGTTTCCGTCTCGCTGGCCCTTGCTCGCCCTCGACCGCATCTGGACGTCGCCGCGCGCGCATCTCGGCGCCGTGCGCCGCCATGCGACGCCGCTCGCGCGACGGGCGTCCGATCATCTGCCGTTGGTGTCGGTGTTGCGCATCACCGTCCCGGTGTCGCCGCGCGCCAGCGCACGCCGCGACGCCGAGACAGCGACGCAAGCCGTCGCCGCTGTGGCGGGCGGACGCTAGCTCGACCGGCTTCAGCCCGCTGCGGCGCGATCGAGCGTGGCGATATCGATCTTATGCATGGTCATCATGGCTTCCATTGCACGGCGCGCTTTGGCGACGTCGGGATCGGCCATCAGATCGAGCAGTCGCTTCGGAGTGATCTGCCATGAGAAGCCCCAGCGGTCCTTGCACCAGCCGCACGCCGATTCGGCGCCGCCGTTGCCGATGATGGCGTTCCAGTAGCGGTCGGTCTCTTCCTGATCCTTCGTGACGACCATAAAGCTGATCGCCTCGTTCGGCTTGAACTCAGGGCCACCGTTCAGGCCGACGAACGGCTGACCCAGCACGGTGAACTCGACGGTCAGTTCCTGCCCGGCGCCAATGCCGGGGATGGGGGAGACGTGGCGGGCCTGAACGTGACTGTCGGGAAAGGTGGCCGCGTAGAATTCGGCAGCCTGGCGGGCCTCACCGTTGAACCAAACACATGTGACGAGCTTCGTCATGAATGTCTCCTGTCGTGAATCGCCAATGCGAAGAAGAGGGCGAAGGCGAGTCAGGTTACTACACCGGTTGGCTGCGGAAGTCGGGCATCCCACGGCCGGTGTAGAGCGGCGGCGCCGCGCGTGAAAATGCCGCGGCCAGTTGAAAGGCCGTGAGGTCGTCGAGCGTGTTGGACACGATCTGCATGCCTATCGGTACGTTGCCCGGACCTATACCGGCAGGCGCGGAGACCACCGGATACAGGCCCAGCAGATTCCAGACCCACGTCAGCGCGAACGTCAGGCCCGTAATTTGCCGGTCGCCGAGCTTTACCGTATCGGTCGCCGGATGCAGGCCGTGTTCG
This window of the Pandoraea sputorum genome carries:
- a CDS encoding VOC family protein, with the translated sequence MTKLVTCVWFNGEARQAAEFYAATFPDSHVQARHVSPIPGIGAGQELTVEFTVLGQPFVGLNGGPEFKPNEAISFMVVTKDQEETDRYWNAIIGNGGAESACGWCKDRWGFSWQITPKRLLDLMADPDVAKARRAMEAMMTMHKIDIATLDRAAAG